Proteins encoded together in one Anaerococcus murdochii window:
- a CDS encoding PBSX family phage terminase large subunit: MISARLSTIFNPCFVDFHKKVKNKEYLRYVLKGGRGSGKSFMISLEIILDVINNPISVLCVRKVGNTLFESVYEQLKEAVDVLGVGAYFNFGKSPLKITYLPRGNSIIFRGADDPAKIKSLKVAKFPVATLWIEELAEFKTEEEVSMIENSVLRAELPEGLSYKLFYSYNPPKRKQSWVNKKFETQFVSDLTYVHHSTYLDNPYISQVFKDEALHVKKIQPLKYDWEYMGKAIGSGVVPFDNLVFREIKRDEINNFDNIRQGLDWGYATDPLAMVRIHYDKTRRRIFIFDELYGVKISNRQAANLIKKYKFDDTRIIADSAEPKSIAEVKSYGIQIGGAEKKPGSVEFGEKWLDDLEAIIIDPKRCPNTAMEFENIDYQTDRWGDTIPRLEDKDNHSIDATRYALSEDMLERKVRSMSKKALGL; encoded by the coding sequence ATGATATCGGCTAGACTTTCAACAATTTTCAATCCTTGCTTTGTTGATTTTCACAAGAAGGTTAAGAATAAAGAGTATTTAAGATATGTTTTAAAGGGTGGCCGTGGGTCTGGTAAGTCTTTTATGATTTCATTAGAGATTATTCTGGACGTTATTAATAATCCTATATCTGTCCTTTGTGTACGTAAGGTTGGCAACACCCTTTTTGAGTCGGTTTATGAGCAGCTTAAGGAGGCTGTGGACGTCCTTGGAGTTGGGGCTTACTTTAATTTTGGTAAAAGTCCTTTAAAGATTACTTATTTACCTCGTGGTAATTCTATTATATTTAGGGGTGCTGATGATCCTGCAAAGATTAAGTCTTTAAAGGTGGCTAAGTTTCCTGTGGCGACTTTATGGATTGAGGAGTTGGCGGAGTTTAAGACTGAGGAAGAAGTTTCTATGATTGAAAATTCGGTCTTGAGAGCTGAATTACCTGAGGGACTTTCCTATAAGCTTTTTTATTCGTATAACCCGCCTAAGCGTAAGCAATCTTGGGTAAATAAGAAGTTTGAAACTCAGTTTGTTTCTGATTTGACCTACGTTCATCACTCAACTTATTTGGATAATCCTTATATTTCCCAAGTTTTTAAAGATGAGGCTCTTCACGTTAAGAAAATCCAGCCTTTAAAGTATGACTGGGAGTATATGGGTAAGGCTATTGGTTCTGGGGTTGTTCCTTTTGATAATTTAGTCTTTAGGGAGATAAAAAGAGATGAAATAAATAATTTTGACAATATAAGACAAGGCCTCGACTGGGGCTATGCTACTGATCCTTTGGCTATGGTTCGCATTCATTATGATAAGACTAGGCGAAGGATTTTTATATTTGATGAATTATATGGAGTTAAGATTTCAAACCGCCAGGCTGCTAATCTGATTAAAAAATATAAGTTTGATGATACTAGGATTATTGCCGATTCTGCTGAGCCTAAGTCGATTGCGGAGGTTAAGTCTTACGGCATCCAGATTGGAGGGGCTGAAAAGAAACCAGGCTCGGTGGAGTTTGGAGAAAAGTGGCTTGATGATTTGGAGGCTATTATTATTGACCCTAAGAGGTGTCCTAATACTGCTATGGAGTTTGAGAACATCGACTATCAGACTGATAGGTGGGGTGATACAATACCTAGGCTTGAAGATAAGGATAACCACTCAATTGATGCTACTAGGTATGCACTAAGTGAAGATATGCTTGAAAGGAAGGTAAGGTCTATGAGCAAGAAGGCTCTGGGCCTATAA
- a CDS encoding protein kinase family protein produces MARGKYLEWLEDDNLIKIEAWARDGLTDEQISKNMGIAYSTLRVWRDKYPPISAALKRGKEVVDIEVENKLLKRALGYDYDEVKTVQKMVDGKKYVEKITITRHVMPDTTAQIFWLKNRKPDVWLDRKAKEVDLNLIEGVKIIDDIG; encoded by the coding sequence TTGGCTAGAGGTAAGTATCTAGAATGGCTTGAGGATGACAATTTAATAAAAATAGAAGCTTGGGCTAGAGATGGACTTACTGACGAGCAAATATCTAAGAATATGGGGATTGCCTATTCTACTTTAAGAGTTTGGAGGGATAAGTATCCGCCAATTTCGGCAGCCTTAAAAAGAGGTAAGGAAGTAGTCGACATTGAGGTTGAAAATAAACTTCTAAAAAGGGCTCTTGGCTACGATTATGATGAGGTCAAGACGGTGCAGAAGATGGTAGATGGCAAAAAATATGTTGAAAAAATCACTATTACTAGGCATGTTATGCCCGATACCACAGCCCAGATATTTTGGTTAAAAAATAGAAAGCCTGATGTTTGGCTTGATAGAAAAGCTAAAGAGGTTGACCTTAACTTAATCGAGGGAGTGAAAATAATCGATGATATCGGCTAG
- a CDS encoding S-adenosylmethionine synthetase N-terminal domain-containing protein → MFEKVNPMHPDKIADRIAGAIVDLGYKIEDEPKIAVEVLIGHGVCNIIIESSRFFDFGDIQKIVKRIADIDDVEIIHARQDEHLAKNQDGKVRCGDNGIFKGSPVTKEQKHLTSIAKNIYDQYEKDGKYILDDDRLIICQSNADSKELQDKYRGSVINPLGDWAGGLDVDTGCTNRKLGSDMGDGVTGGGLHGKDLSKADVSVNIYAYLKAQETGEEVKLSCAIGDETIDGRPYEEIVHIARNYINIIGGFEKFAEWGLIR, encoded by the coding sequence ATGTTTGAAAAAGTTAATCCGATGCATCCTGACAAGATAGCTGATAGGATAGCAGGGGCAATAGTTGATTTGGGATATAAAATTGAAGATGAACCTAAAATAGCAGTAGAGGTTTTAATTGGACACGGGGTATGCAATATCATTATTGAATCTTCGCGTTTTTTTGATTTTGGAGATATACAAAAAATAGTTAAGAGAATTGCTGATATTGATGATGTGGAGATTATCCATGCTAGGCAAGATGAACACCTTGCTAAAAATCAAGATGGCAAAGTTAGGTGTGGGGATAATGGAATTTTCAAAGGTAGCCCTGTTACTAAGGAGCAAAAACATCTAACCTCAATAGCTAAAAACATTTACGATCAATACGAAAAAGATGGGAAGTATATCCTTGATGATGATAGGCTAATTATTTGTCAGTCAAATGCTGATAGCAAAGAATTACAAGATAAGTATAGAGGGTCAGTTATTAATCCTTTAGGGGATTGGGCTGGAGGCCTTGATGTAGATACTGGTTGTACTAATAGAAAGTTAGGCTCAGATATGGGCGACGGTGTGACTGGTGGAGGTCTACATGGAAAAGACTTATCCAAGGCGGATGTGTCGGTTAATATCTATGCATATTTAAAGGCACAGGAAACAGGGGAAGAAGTGAAATTGTCGTGTGCTATTGGAGATGAAACAATCGATGGAAGACCTTATGAAGAGATAGTCCATATTGCTAGAAACTATATTAACATTATCGGAGGATTTGAGAAGTTTGCTGAATGGGGACTGATTAGGTAG
- a CDS encoding DNA modification methylase — protein MDKKEINIVYKNVDELIPYVNNPRDNKKAVDAVASSIKNFGFKVPIVVDSQSEIVTGHTRLLAAKKLDMGKVPVIVADDLTDNEVKAFRLADNKVGELAQWDLEALENELGGVEGIDMTQFGFDELEELAEEIIEDVEDVSIPEECKVSKGQIWILGDHRLMCGDSTKPEDVDKLIQGQEMDLCVTDPPYNVNYENSAGKIENDNLSDDDFKEFAYLACEQIERVLKPGGVYYLWHADAKRAPWNYALTELDMPARQVLIWVKSSATLSRQDYNWKHEPCLYGWKEGEGHYYCQDFTETTVIDNKPNINQLDYDELRDYAKSLENIIDSGSTIIREDKPERSELHPTMKPIKLMAKSILNSSRKGERVLDLFGGSGSTLIACEQTGRKAYLMEFEPVYAEAIINRWEEFTGDKAILEEEI, from the coding sequence ATGGATAAAAAGGAAATTAATATAGTCTATAAAAACGTTGATGAACTCATCCCTTATGTCAACAATCCTAGGGATAATAAAAAAGCAGTGGACGCTGTAGCATCTAGTATTAAGAACTTTGGATTTAAAGTTCCCATTGTCGTAGATAGCCAAAGCGAGATTGTAACTGGCCACACCAGGTTACTTGCTGCTAAAAAATTAGATATGGGCAAAGTCCCTGTTATAGTAGCCGACGATTTGACTGATAATGAAGTCAAAGCTTTCAGGCTTGCTGACAATAAGGTTGGGGAACTCGCACAATGGGACCTTGAAGCCCTTGAAAATGAACTAGGGGGGGTGGAAGGCATTGATATGACTCAGTTTGGCTTTGATGAGCTTGAAGAATTGGCTGAGGAAATTATCGAAGATGTCGAAGATGTATCTATTCCAGAAGAGTGCAAAGTTTCTAAAGGGCAGATATGGATTTTGGGTGACCATAGATTGATGTGCGGTGATTCTACTAAACCCGAAGATGTGGACAAGTTAATTCAAGGCCAAGAAATGGATTTATGTGTTACGGATCCACCTTATAATGTTAATTATGAGAATTCAGCTGGGAAGATTGAAAATGACAATCTATCAGATGATGACTTCAAAGAGTTTGCTTATTTGGCTTGTGAACAAATAGAAAGAGTATTAAAGCCAGGAGGAGTTTACTATCTTTGGCATGCAGATGCTAAAAGAGCACCTTGGAACTACGCATTAACTGAATTAGATATGCCCGCCAGGCAGGTATTGATTTGGGTAAAAAGTTCAGCAACTCTATCCAGACAGGACTACAATTGGAAGCACGAGCCTTGCTTATACGGTTGGAAAGAAGGAGAGGGGCATTATTATTGCCAAGATTTTACAGAAACGACAGTAATTGATAACAAACCTAATATAAATCAGTTGGATTATGATGAGTTAAGAGATTATGCAAAAAGTCTTGAAAATATCATAGATTCTGGTTCTACAATTATTCGAGAAGATAAACCTGAAAGAAGCGAGCTACATCCAACCATGAAGCCTATTAAACTTATGGCTAAGTCGATTCTCAATTCCTCAAGAAAAGGAGAAAGAGTTTTGGATTTATTTGGTGGAAGTGGTAGCACCTTGATAGCCTGCGAGCAGACAGGACGTAAAGCATATTTGATGGAGTTTGAGCCTGTTTATGCAGAGGCGATTATAAATAGGTGGGAAGAATTTACAGGGGATAAAGCAATATTAGAGGAGGAGATATAA
- a CDS encoding MazG-like family protein yields the protein MNFEDLKDKVLKWADDKDLLHSENADKQFMKFIEEVFEFKTEMDFDMKFFKPQFKIWLTDDDIKTEMGDIFVTLIILCEQIGIDPVKCLEMAYEKISKRKGKTINGTFVKAEDLDE from the coding sequence ATGAATTTTGAGGATTTAAAAGATAAGGTTTTAAAATGGGCAGATGATAAGGATTTGCTCCATTCAGAAAATGCGGATAAACAGTTTATGAAGTTTATCGAGGAGGTTTTTGAGTTTAAGACGGAGATGGACTTCGACATGAAATTTTTTAAACCACAGTTTAAAATATGGCTAACAGATGATGATATAAAAACTGAAATGGGAGATATTTTCGTTACTTTGATTATCCTTTGTGAACAGATTGGAATTGACCCTGTAAAGTGCCTCGAGATGGCTTATGAAAAGATTAGCAAGAGAAAAGGAAAGACTATTAACGGGACTTTTGTGAAGGCGGAGGACCTTGATGAGTAG
- a CDS encoding DUF3310 domain-containing protein, with amino-acid sequence MTEIRPDYYKSGGLEAFDVIDAFDLDFNLGNAFKYIARAGKKDNKVEDLRKAITYLNREIEKEEKARPFCMPDAFEKAIMDYGRQENL; translated from the coding sequence ATGACAGAAATTAGACCAGATTATTATAAGAGTGGAGGACTTGAAGCCTTTGATGTGATAGATGCCTTTGATCTTGATTTTAACCTTGGTAATGCTTTTAAGTATATTGCTAGGGCTGGGAAAAAAGATAACAAGGTGGAGGATTTGAGGAAGGCTATAACTTATCTTAATCGAGAGATTGAGAAAGAGGAAAAAGCCAGACCATTCTGTATGCCAGATGCTTTTGAGAAAGCGATTATGGATTATGGGAGACAGGAGAATTTATGA
- a CDS encoding RusA family crossover junction endodeoxyribonuclease has product MKLVLYGNPATKKNSMQIFKNSRTGQPFLTQSKRYKEYAGDCGRQITGKYKKAIDYPINLKCVYFRQTKHRVDLTNLLAATCDILTDYGVIADDNYKIVVSHDGSRVDFDKERPRVEIEIERIEE; this is encoded by the coding sequence ATGAAGTTAGTCTTATATGGCAATCCTGCGACTAAGAAAAATTCGATGCAGATTTTCAAGAACTCTAGGACTGGGCAACCTTTTTTGACCCAGTCTAAGAGGTACAAGGAGTATGCGGGGGATTGCGGGAGGCAGATTACAGGGAAGTATAAGAAAGCTATTGATTATCCGATTAATCTTAAGTGTGTGTATTTTAGGCAGACGAAACATCGTGTGGATCTAACTAATTTACTTGCTGCGACTTGCGATATACTAACCGATTATGGGGTGATTGCTGATGATAATTATAAGATTGTGGTTTCTCATGATGGGTCTAGGGTGGATTTTGATAAGGAAAGGCCAAGGGTCGAGATTGAGATTGAAAGGATTGAAGAATGA
- a CDS encoding single-stranded DNA-binding protein, translated as MNKVILIGRLTRDPELRYTQSNQAVCTFTLAVDKKLSREKREEAEATGRPTADFPRIIVWGKMGENASRYLFKGSQCAVEGRIQTGSYQDSESGKTVYTTDIVAENVEFLSRLSQDESKSNSGVNTNRGNKNQSDGFFEDDFSEIQDDGRIPF; from the coding sequence ATGAATAAGGTAATTTTAATTGGGAGACTTACAAGAGATCCAGAGCTAAGATATACACAAAGTAATCAGGCGGTTTGCACTTTTACCCTTGCGGTGGATAAAAAGTTGAGCAGGGAGAAGAGAGAGGAAGCAGAGGCAACGGGGAGACCTACTGCCGACTTCCCTAGGATTATTGTTTGGGGAAAAATGGGTGAGAATGCATCTAGATACCTTTTTAAGGGCAGTCAATGTGCTGTCGAGGGCAGGATTCAGACTGGGTCTTACCAAGATAGCGAAAGTGGAAAGACAGTTTATACTACTGACATAGTTGCAGAGAATGTAGAATTTCTTTCCAGATTAAGTCAGGACGAGAGTAAAAGCAATTCGGGTGTAAATACTAACCGAGGTAATAAAAATCAATCTGACGGCTTTTTTGAGGATGATTTTAGCGAGATTCAGGATGATGGAAGGATACCATTTTGA
- a CDS encoding phage replisome organizer N-terminal domain-containing protein yields the protein MGDNKRYYWLKLKDDFFDSRKMKKLRKVAGGDTYTIIYLKLQLLSINNEGVIEFEGTDEDIYHQLALDIDEEIDDIKMTLAFCNANDLIEYVDDDVFLSEVPALIGSETASTRRSRKHRRKQKALQSNGQALQCNTNATKCNTEQEQDIEQEQERREKSKSSREEELTYRCYCQFIKNNSNIDDRDLFDKAIEQYGWRNVLYTLVVIRDERKVKVSSFKYVLEMLRDVEKYDDFTVSYVANREINEMEKKDED from the coding sequence TTGGGTGATAATAAGAGGTATTATTGGTTAAAATTAAAGGATGACTTCTTTGATAGTCGAAAGATGAAGAAGCTTAGAAAGGTGGCTGGTGGTGATACTTACACCATCATCTACCTTAAGCTCCAGCTTTTAAGCATAAATAATGAGGGAGTTATTGAGTTTGAGGGGACTGACGAAGATATTTATCACCAGTTGGCCCTTGATATCGACGAAGAAATTGACGATATAAAAATGACTTTGGCTTTTTGTAATGCTAATGATCTAATTGAGTATGTGGATGATGATGTTTTTCTAAGTGAAGTGCCAGCCTTGATTGGGTCGGAAACGGCTTCAACTAGACGTTCAAGGAAGCATAGAAGAAAGCAGAAGGCGTTGCAATCGAACGGTCAAGCGTTGCAATGCAACACCAATGCAACAAAATGCAACACAGAGCAAGAGCAAGATATAGAGCAAGAGCAAGAGAGAAGAGAAAAGAGTAAGAGCAGCAGAGAAGAAGAATTGACTTATCGCTGCTACTGCCAATTTATTAAAAACAATTCAAATATTGATGATAGGGACTTATTTGATAAGGCCATAGAACAATATGGTTGGAGAAATGTCCTATATACCCTAGTTGTGATTAGGGATGAAAGAAAAGTTAAGGTTTCTAGTTTCAAGTATGTGCTTGAGATGTTAAGGGATGTTGAAAAATACGATGACTTCACTGTTAGCTATGTGGCTAATAGGGAGATTAACGAAATGGAGAAAAAGGATGAAGATTGA
- a CDS encoding recombinase RecT, which produces MTNAKQALQKKNDSRTPAQRKQDTVRGLLKSMEGEIKNALPAYLPVEKFIRTALTAINSNPKLANCTQESLLAAIMNSAQLGLEFNTPLGEAYLIPYENKKKRITTVNFQIGYRGLLKLAYNTGQFKRITAREVRENEKFDFDYGTGEITHKPCLTGDSGDVIGYYAIYQTKDGGQDVFYMSKDDARNYGIKFSKSFNYSDSPWQTNFDAMAKKSALIQVLKYAPKAIESQALVQATNFDNANFEKSRTVESGERVYQVDYDLEPTEVVEVEEKEAPANVDKETGEVIEVDKQSGLFDDDFEPVKEV; this is translated from the coding sequence ATGACTAATGCAAAACAAGCACTACAAAAAAAGAACGATTCTAGGACACCAGCACAAAGAAAGCAAGATACGGTTAGGGGACTTCTTAAGTCTATGGAGGGGGAGATTAAAAATGCCCTCCCTGCTTACTTACCAGTTGAAAAGTTTATAAGGACTGCACTTACTGCTATTAATTCTAATCCTAAACTTGCTAATTGTACACAAGAGTCTTTACTTGCTGCAATCATGAATTCAGCCCAGCTTGGTCTTGAATTTAATACACCATTAGGTGAGGCTTACCTCATCCCTTATGAAAATAAGAAAAAAAGGATTACTACAGTTAATTTTCAAATTGGTTATAGAGGTTTATTAAAATTAGCCTATAATACGGGGCAATTTAAGAGGATTACAGCCCGTGAGGTTAGGGAAAACGAAAAATTTGATTTCGATTATGGGACTGGTGAGATTACTCATAAGCCTTGCTTGACTGGCGATAGTGGGGATGTTATCGGCTACTATGCAATTTACCAGACCAAGGACGGCGGGCAGGATGTCTTTTATATGTCAAAGGACGATGCAAGAAATTATGGGATAAAGTTTTCAAAATCTTTTAATTATAGTGATAGCCCTTGGCAGACTAATTTTGATGCTATGGCTAAGAAGTCGGCTCTGATCCAAGTCCTTAAGTATGCACCTAAGGCTATTGAAAGTCAGGCTCTAGTACAGGCGACTAACTTTGATAATGCTAACTTTGAAAAGTCTAGGACTGTTGAAAGCGGTGAGAGGGTTTATCAGGTTGATTATGATCTTGAGCCTACTGAGGTGGTCGAGGTCGAGGAGAAAGAGGCTCCAGCTAATGTCGATAAGGAGACTGGCGAAGTTATCGAGGTGGATAAGCAATCTGGATTATTTGATGATGATTTTGAGCCTGTCAAGGAGGTCTAA
- a CDS encoding YqaJ viral recombinase family nuclease produces the protein MKKIANVAKLSREEWLEMRTKGLGGSDAAAACGLNPWKSKASLYLEKTGQVVKDFDSEVMRQGRDLEDYVARRFTEATGKKVRRNNFMMASKKHPFLLADIDREVVGENAILECKTTSPFAKDKWDDGQIPINYELQCHHYMMVTGAEKCYIACLIFSTDFIIREIERDEEVIEMLKAQEVDFWENYVLAGQMPAPDGSAEYDTALKDRFKGGLEDSIDLDVDELDFKSYLETKDLIKDLETRTKEFEQEIKLQLGDHDFGATKFLQVSYKPFTTTRIDTKRIKKERPEIFEEFSKTTESRRFNLKEIVNE, from the coding sequence ATGAAGAAGATTGCTAATGTTGCTAAGTTAAGCCGTGAAGAATGGCTTGAGATGAGGACTAAGGGCCTGGGTGGGTCGGATGCTGCGGCCGCCTGTGGTCTTAATCCTTGGAAATCTAAGGCTAGCCTCTATCTTGAAAAGACGGGGCAAGTTGTAAAAGATTTTGATAGCGAAGTTATGAGGCAGGGCCGAGACCTTGAAGATTATGTTGCTAGGAGATTTACAGAGGCGACTGGTAAGAAGGTTAGAAGAAATAACTTCATGATGGCTAGCAAAAAACATCCGTTCCTGCTTGCTGATATTGATAGGGAAGTGGTCGGGGAAAATGCAATCCTTGAGTGTAAGACTACTAGCCCTTTTGCAAAAGATAAGTGGGATGATGGGCAAATCCCTATAAATTATGAATTACAATGTCACCATTACATGATGGTGACTGGGGCTGAAAAATGCTATATTGCTTGCCTTATCTTTTCTACTGATTTTATTATCAGGGAGATTGAGAGGGACGAAGAAGTAATTGAGATGTTGAAAGCCCAAGAGGTTGATTTTTGGGAAAATTACGTCCTAGCTGGTCAGATGCCAGCTCCTGATGGGTCGGCTGAGTATGATACGGCTCTTAAAGATAGGTTTAAGGGAGGTCTTGAAGATTCTATTGATCTAGATGTTGATGAGTTAGATTTCAAGTCCTATCTTGAGACCAAAGACCTTATAAAGGATTTGGAGACTAGGACAAAGGAGTTTGAACAAGAGATTAAGCTACAGTTAGGAGACCATGATTTTGGAGCGACAAAGTTTTTACAGGTTAGCTATAAGCCTTTTACTACTACTAGGATTGACACTAAGAGAATAAAAAAAGAGAGACCAGAGATTTTTGAGGAGTTTTCAAAAACTACAGAGTCTAGGAGATTTAATTTGAAGGAGATTGTAAATGAATAA